The region CACATTTCATGAATTGCAAGTTataatgatttaatttataattaaaatcttcGCTACATTCGGTATAATATTCAAAATTAGTTTACGTGTACAAATGTATATTATGCGTTTCTTTCTTTAATTCCTTTTTATACGGAGTAAGTATATTTTAAGGATAGGAGACGGTTATAAATTGGAGTGAGTAATAAcagtaaataatttatttttgacTATATTATATTCATTAATATCTACATAGATTTTTGAATTTTCTTAAATTGGGTCTTCTCCTTATTCTAATACCCATTATTATACTTGCGTGTTATTTGATTACCATGATTCATTatcatttatataattatttatctaagattaattttgtgattattttaattagagaaaattagctatgactcattatcatatcactatttatatagtattaagttgtgagattattttagatAAAGAGAGTTAGATTATAATTCATTATTATATGATTATCTATTTGAGATTAAATTGTGTAATACGTAGAATACTTGGAATGTGTATCTTTTGGGCTGAATTTGTTTTCAATTTATagtgaaaatatttttcttgaaaAAGGTGCTCCGTTCCTTTTTCAGAAACCAGTAGCCATTTCTGCCAACCTTAAAGAAGAAACCACCAAACACCTAAAGCAAAGCTTTAAAAGGTAGAatcaccaaaaataaaaatcatttatttacgattaaataaatatagaatTAATTAGATTTTGTAATTGGTTCCTAATTAAAGGAAAGGAAGAGTGGCTGCCTTGTTTGGcacgtctttttctttttttcagcTCTATAAATAAACGCATTGCCTTTTCACCTCCTCCTCTCCTTTTCCATTCTGTCTGTCTCTCTCCAATTTCAGTTTTCTGTTTCTCCATATTTCCTTTTCTTAGGGTTTCTGCCGTCGTTTGTTTTGAGGTTGATTTTCCCCTCACCTCTCTCATTCCCACCCTCGTTTTCTGCGTTTTTTccctcattttttttatctcttgaaaatcccatttaattttttcttgtttttgacGGAGATTCTCTTGATGTTGATGATCTTTCAGGGCGCCAATTTGATTCCTCCGTTGCCGTTCTGTTAATTTCAGAGAGGCATCAGGTGTGtggtctttttttatttattttgttgaattttttatatACGTTTGATGCTAACATTGATTACATATTTTGTGCCTGTGTTTCTACACAATGTCCTTAACTCGTCGTTGCATCGTTCAATGCTCTTTCAATTAATATGAAATTCATGTTTTTTCCGTTCAAGAATGATCTAATCGTGTTAATCTTATTGCCTTTTTTGGTTATTTCATGTCGcttaaaagatttttttttgttaaaaatcgAGTCTTTATCACATTTTGTACATGTGTTCTTGCCCAATTTCAATTGTGGTTAGCTGGCTCCAACCATTTTGTGAAATTTGTATGGAGAGGTCTGCGAACGTGTGTGTGTTTATGGGGGGTTTCTTGATTTTGACAGACACCATTATTTGTTTGTCTGTTGATTGTGGGAGCATGATCTTGTCGGTTGCTGTTAGATGTGGAGATATTAATTTGTTCATGTGTCTTAATCAATTGGTTATCTTTCCATTGAGATTATGAGGTTataatttatgttttgtttaGCTTAGTTGCGTGTTAATCAACGCCACCAATAAAAACAGTATCTTTGTTTCAAGTCAAGGTGCCTGTTTGGATGCCCATGGGGTCAAATCCACGTCTCCTAGACCGATCTCGAAAGCCCTTTTCAACTTCCATGGATGATCTTATAAATAATTACATGTTTGCATAATATTGGTAACATCATATGATCACAATTAAGTTTGACTATCATTCTATTCAATACTCTAATTTTTAAAGTCTTTTGTCCTTTTGCATTTGGCTTCTTTCAAGTTTGACCTCACTGaaaattatgaatattttttaatagtGGTAAGGTACTTGAGAGTTTTCGATCCTCATATGTTATTTTGTTTCACATCACATGTATGAAGTTTTTGTTGAAGTAGtgttataaaatgatattttaggAATATGTTTATATTGATGTACCTAAAATGTCCCAATATAGCGGTGGTGAGTGGGATGCATTTAATGTTTCTTTTAGTATAAAACTATAGGTTTGGGGAGGAGAGTGACTAGACTAGTCATGGAAATTAAATAATGTATGGGAATGCATAAATGTGCAAGGAGATGGCATAAAAGGCCGCCCATGGGGTTTGAAAAACATTTGCCAATTAAATTTTAGTATGATTGAATCTCTCTCATGGGTGGTGGGGTCTTCAGAAATTTATATACTGTTTTAGGTAGTTGTAAGTCATGTTCTTAATCTGTAGACTAAGAAGATATATAGGCTGATTCCACTTCAATACTAAGTATTATGTATAGTTTGAtttaattattagtactattgTTACTCTTTGTGATTATTCGGTTTTTCTAGATCCGTGGCGTTACAAATATATTTTTACTGTGACAAAATACAGTTTAACATGATTCATGTGATTGTCATGGTGGTTATCAGTTCGTGTCATTTAATATTTAATGTTTGTCCTCTTTAACTTTTGTGTGCATAGAGATCTAATCGTTGTCGTAAAAGGATACCTGGACACTGTTGTTTTCACTTTAATTAGGTATATATATGTGGGAGTTGTATCCCCAAGCATTCAAACAGTTCATGGTTTTGTATTGCATTGACCTTGTGCAACTTTTTTCTTAGGCTGTTTaaacttttcttatttttcatctCTTGAAGCCGGATCTAATCATTAAGATTAAATAGATGCTGTAAATCAATTCGTTCGAACTATTTGCCCCTATGATGTTTTCACATACTTGGGCTTAGATTATAATTAATCTAATCCCTAGGCCAGTGCTACACGTAGCGAAATCCACTACAAGAATGTGTGGGAAGATTGAGGAGGGGAGATGCACCTATTAGTTTCACTGGGTCTGAAATCTTCAATTTATTCCAGGAAGAAGTATTGACAAACCATGTAACTGCCTAGTTTGACACTGCTTCACATAGGGGGGACGCACCCATTGGTATCGCTAGGTTTAACATCTAATATTATCAACCGAAAGAAAATATTGATGAAATCATGTAACTGCACCATTTCTTTCGCATGTGAATAATTTTCTCCAGAGCGGCAGAGCGTTACAAATATCTACCATATATGACGTACTAAAAACGTATTTTCCGGTCACTTTGTAAGTctgagaatatttttttataattttaacatGTGAATTAATAGCTCGGCAACTTTATGTATCGGCAGTATTTGTATTATCtactttattgtattttttaactTCTTTTCCCTCTATAAAAAACGGTGAATGCGTTGTCAAAACATGCATTTTAGATCTAAGGCAAACAGCAGCAAGGAAGAGCAGTTTCTGGTCAGCTCATACATTAGCAGCAACGCGGTTGTTCATTGTAATCTAAAGTACTAGCTTGGGTGGTTTGTAGATGAATATCTGATTATGCTAGACACTTATTTAGCAATGATTCTATATTTTAGTTGGACAGGTGATACACCTGGAATATTTGTTTCTCTGTTACTTTTATTCATGTATTAACTTCATTGATTTTTCATCATTTTAGGACAACAGGCAAGTCAAGTGGTGGGATTGACTGTCTGCCTGGTGTATGTGAATAGAGGGTCAGAGATGAGGTATCTTACGTTCAAGAAATTGCTTTTGTGGTGATTTTGTTTCTTGAAAATCTGTTACTTAAATAATTGCAATATCACTGGATTGTGCAGAGTCTCAATTTAATGGACTATTTCCCAAGCAGCAGTTGCAAAAAGACATTAAAGCGGTGGTTTTTCATTGATAAGAGGGTCGGATAGGAGGAGTTTAGTCATACATTCCAATTTTAGCATTTGATCATCAATAAGCAAGTTCTTTAAAAAGTCACCTGGTACTGATGGATTTGAAGTCGACAAAAGGTTCTCCGGTTCTTGCGGATCCTGCACCAATAAACAAGTCTCGACTGGGGATCCACTCTAGTCTCATGCCTTGCTCACAATCTGGGCAGTCTTTCTCCACTGCTGTCCCATCAATTCCCAGAAAAAAGCCAGGAAAGCTCGATGATGTCTGTTCCAATGGCTGGCTCGATGCTATGAAATCATCTTCCCCTCCTCGCAAGAAGGTTCTCAAGGATTTCAACTTTGCTGATTTGGTTCCCGATGATGGAGAAACTGCGTACGAGTCTTGGAAGGTAAATGCTGTCCTTTTTCAGTTACTAATAATAACATTGGccttttctttccttttataaTAACATTTCTCAGTATCCTTATTTTTGTCTTGACCTCGCAGATCAGGTACCCATCAGCACTCAACTCCTTCCGGAAAATAAGTACTCGTGCAAGGAATAGGAAGATAGTCGTATTTCTAGATTATGACGGGACACtttcccccattgtggacaacCCTGATCGTGCTTTTTTGTCTGATGATGTGAGAAGTTATTTGGCATTCAATTACTGTCTTATCATACCTAGTTTCTGTCCTATCGTATAACAAAAGTAACATGATTTTCAGATGCGGTCTGCAGTAAGGAGTGTTGCAGAGCATTTTCCAACAGCCATCATCAGCGGAAGAAGCCGTGACATGGTAGATATACAAACTTATAATAAATCTGAACAGTTAAAATCTTATGATCTCACAAATAGAATTGTTAATATCGTTTGATTAAGCATAACTCTAATTAAATGCGGTTCTTCCATTTAAAGGTCTTCAAACTGGTAGGACTAACCGAACTCTACTATGCCGGTAGTCATGGAATGGACATCATATTCCCGGGCAAGGAGATTGTGTCGAGAAACAATGTAAATTGTGTTAAGTCAACTGACAAGGAGGTAATTGTGTGTTTTAGCATGAATGGCATCATCATCTCTCTCGTCTAATATCACCTTTTTGCCTTACTATTCGTTCCGTTATGTGCAGGGCAAGGAGATTAATCTATTCCAGCCTGCTAGGGAATTTTTACCTATGATTGATGAGGTGTGCAACTTTGTACGTTGCGACAAAGCTATATGAAGAAACATCTTTTAAGAATCGTTGGTGATCTTGTTTGTTGATTTTTCATTGCAGGTTTTTGCTAAACTTGTTGAGACTTGTAAAGACATAAAAGGCGCAAAAGTGGAGAACCACAAATTTTGTGCCTCTGTACATTATCGCAATGTGGATCAGGAGGTGAGCATCGATGTTTTGCTATCGCACTTCAGAGATTATATCGTACTAAAAAATTTTTGATTTAGTTAATGATATTTGAGTTTTGTTTTTCATTCTGAATTCCAGAATTGGCATATAATTGCACAATATGTTCATGACATTCTGAAAGACTATCCGAGATTGCGACTAACTCATGGACGGAAGGTAACACATTCGGGATAATTCATACACAAGCATTGATCTGGAGATCAAAGTTCTTATGCAGTTTTATATCTTTACAGGTTTTAGAGATTCGTCCTGTTATTAACTGGGATAAGGGAAAGGCAGTTGAATTTCTTCTTGAATCTCTAGGTCAGTTACATTCAAAATAATAGACACACGCATATATATAATAGGGAGAACTCGTGCACTGGACTTATAAAGCAACTGTATTGAACGTTTAGTGGTACATGATTTGCATATTGATCAACGGAACATGGCATTGCAGGGTTTAGCAACTGTGACGATGTGCTCCCCATTTACATCGGAGATGACAGAACTGATGAAGATGCATTCAAGGTAGCAAAGAACACACGCACGTGCACACACGTTAAAACCCTTTTCGATTTGGTCATCTAGTTGGGATTGTATCCTGATTTGTAAACTAACTTGCTTCTTCTGTAGGTTCTGAAGAAAAGGAATTGTGGCTACGGAATCCTTGTATCTGCTGTCACGAAAGAGAGCAATGCTTTCTTTTCTCTCAAGGACACTTCCGAGGTATGACATCATATTACTATACTCTTCATCGTTTCCATTCTTGGATCGAGTTTCTGAGACCTTGGGAAATCTCGTTCAGGTTCAAGATTTCCTCGAGTCCCTGGTGAAAATGGCACGAGGTGATGCAAGGAAAAACGGAACGAGCTGGAAATCATCCGAATAAGATATGAAGAAAACTAGGCCATCCATAATTCTACAGCAAAATGGAAGGCTGTGAAAATGTTGAGCATTTGGTTTTTGCTGATATAAGTCCGTTTTCTTTGCATGTAATCATCTATtgcattaaataattttatcttaCAGTATTGTAAAGCTttaatcctattctatttattaattttctggGACGAACAAGGGGGGCTTTTCCTACCTCCTTTAGATAGCAATGCTGCCATTAcaatttgattttatccatCTTATCTGTAATTGATAAGTAAGTATTTGATAATTGTACAAAAAGTTGCTGCAATATATCGTTCGATAATGGAATGGAAATTGGATTATTGGCATCTGAGTTTGGATGATTTCCATATTTCCTTTGATGTTCTGTTTTTCCATCAACGTTTCTGAATAATTTGTGATACGCAACATTCGGTAATCCAAATGTTATTTTTAAACTACAAAGTTATAGTACTTCATTTGTTCCAATGTACTTGAGTAGTATTCCTTTTAGGCTGTTCTAACGCggtcattttctttttggtaAAAACATTatcatttcttactttattctctatcttTCTTTATTCTATCCACTTTAacctttaataaattaatttcttaaatttcatgcctCAAAGAAATGTCTCATTTGCCTTTGGACGGATAGAGTTAGTGTAACATAGGATTCATTACCAaaagtaataataaaaataaatagaatagtTATTAATGAACAGATGAAAATGTCAAAATGAGATAATTATTGATGGACCTAGGAGGAGGCATACTTTGTGTAAATGTGTGTGCGGAAGAGTTGTTTAATATTGAGATCAAAACCACTATTACAATTATAATCTTTATCAAAATTATAAtctttatcaaattttaaaaagataaatatatcCTCATTTGGAAATATAACAATGCTCTAATTCTAACAATGCCTAAATTGTCCTTATGCCCCTTCCTATTCATTGATGAATTCAGCTAAAAGTTGGAAAAACCAATGTGATTAGAGCTGTGAGGGGAGGGGTTGGCCGGCTCCTCCATCGTCGCATCTACTATACCACTGATCATGATTTAGCTAGTTAAAAAAGAAGCCTATATTtgtatagtactactagtatatatatGGAATAGAATTAATTCTCAACAATGAATATTATTTTGAGAGTAATAAGAAAATTCCCCCCTATTGACTAGTTAAAATGTGAAAGAAAACAAACCATATCAAAATAGTATACATGTGAAATAGAATTCTCTACAATGAATCTTAATTTGCGAGTAACAAACcatatcaatatagtgtataGGAGGAGTACTAAAGAGAACTCATTACAATGAATCTTAGGTTGAGAGTAACAAGAAAATTCCCCCCTATTGACTAGTTAAAACGTGAAAGAAATCAAACCATAGcaaaatagtagtatatgaaATAGAAATCGCTACCATAAATCTTATTTCGAGAGTAACAAGAAATTAAATTCCCCCCTATTGACTAGTTAAAACGTGTAAGAAAACAAACCATATCAAAATGTGATTCTAATATCATGTCAATATTTTCATCCACAATCTTCCACGCCACGACCATTTCCCTGGCCTCATGCCTTCTCTCTCTAGATGAATTTTCAGTCCACATAAACACATCTCCGCAACACAATTTTCGGAAATTTAGTGATTAATATAAAGCAAGTCTCTTGCaaacttaaaatttattttcacaataaagggaaaaaaaaaagattatatTCCCATGCAAAATATGTCTGTCCCTAATCCATCTTTCCATCCCAACGATGAGCTATCACATGTGACCGTCGAAGCTCCCTCCGCCCCGTTGCTCGCCCGCCGCCCCTCCAAGGACCGGGAGGAGCTCCGGCGCCAGCCGTCCACGGTGATCCTCCTGTGTATGGTAGGGCTGTTGGGCGTCGGACTGTTTCTTGTGGTCAGATCATCGACACGTGGCTATGATGAAAGCCCGAAGCCAGCCCCCGCGGCGCCGGGCGGCCGAGGGGTGAGGGAAGGTGTGTCGGCCAAGAGTGGGCCAAAGTTGGGACCTGCATATCCATGGACTGCTAAGTTGTTGACATGGCAAAGAACTGCCTACCATTTTCAGCCTAAGAAGAATTGGATGAATGGTGAGATTTGTTTTTCACTTCTCTTCCTAATTTTCTATATAGTGAGTTCTTGTTAATGTGTATAAATCCCCTTGTTTTTCATGCTTTAATTTCTCCCTTCTGTTAATCAATGAAATATTTCCCTTCATTTCTACATAATTCCCATTTCAGTTTTTCTAATCATGTTCATATTATTTGTCTTGAATTTTGGGGGTTCGTGATTGCGTTGGTGGAATTTGGCATGTCTCACCTCAGATCCAAATGGTAAGTCCATTTATTTATGCACCATATAAATTTTGGTTCTATTTAGTGAtagtataaatatttttgttatacctcaaatgatatttatGTACTCCTAATTAACATTTGGACTTCACAATGTCCGTAGAAAGAAGCATTGTATTACAAATCGAAAATAGTGTAAACATGCATGACCATTTAAgcttaataatttaaattttaaaatataaccaTAAACATGCATTAGATCACATGCCTACATAAttgataatactaataaattcaAACTCCGTTTCAATTAaagcaattcaaccttaaatcatttgtttttttttactatcAACGTCAGTCAATAGTTACCAATTATATTTACTAACCCAAATTCAATATAGGTCCATTGTTCTACAAGGGATGGTACCATTTCTTCTACCAATACAATCCATACGGCGCCGTATGGGGCAACATTGTTTGGGGCCACGCAGTTTCATCCGATCTCATAAACTGGCGCCACCTCCCTGTCGCCATGATCCCGGATCAATGGTACGACATCAATGGCGTTTGGACCGGGTCCGCCACCTTCCTCGATGATGGCAAATTGGTCATGCTCTACACGGGGGCCACCAACGAGTCAGTCCAGGTCCAAAATCTCGCATACCCGGCCGACTCGTCCGACCCCTTCCTCATTGACTGGGTAAAGTACTCAGGCAACCCGGTCCTGGTCCCGCCACCTGGCATTGACATTAAGGACTTTCGGGACCCCACCACTGCCTGGAAGACCTCAGAAGGAAAGTGGCGAGTCGCTATTGGCTCTAAGATTAAAAAGACTGGCATGACATTGGTCTACGAGACCAAGGACTTCGCAAGATACGAGCTCCTTCACGACGTGCTCCACGCAGTGCCCCGTACGGGCATGTGGGAGTGCGTTGACTTTTACCCGGTTTCCACCACCGAAGAAAGAGGGCTTGACACGTCGGTCACCGGCCCTAAAGTGAAGCACATTGTCAAAACTAGCCTCGATGATGATAGAAATGACTATTATGCCATTGGAACTTATGATACCAAGTATGGAACTTGGTCGCCCGAAAACCCTGAACTCGACGCCGGTATCGGACTGAGGTACGATTATGGAATTTTCTACGCATCGAAGACGTTTTACGATCAAGATAAAGAGAGGAGAGTTTTGTGGGGTTGGATCAAAGAAACGGATAGTGAAGAGGCCGACATAAAGAAGGGTTGGGCTTCACTTCAGGTACTTATACTTGCCAACTTATAacatagtaataactaataataatgtgtgtTTGATACATACAAAAATTTTAGTTAAACTTCACAAACTTATCATTATGTTGATGTACATAGGCTATTCCAAGGACAGTTGTATACGACATGAAAACAGGCACCAACCTCTTGCAATGGCCGGTGAAGGAGGTCGAGACACTGCGAATGGACAAGAAGGTTTTCGACATGGAGGCCAACGCAGGTGTTATCGTGCCCCTCGACGTTGGCCCCACGTCTCAGGTCAAAACACTCTACACCATTACCACAAGTATTTTATCTATCTAAATtttgataaaagaaaaagaCAACACATAAAACCGATCCATCTTGGCATTTTATTTTGCAGCTAGACATTGTGGCAGAGTTCGAAATAGACGAGGAGGCCATGAAGCGAGCAGACGGCAGCGGCAATGAGTATGAATGCTCCAGGAGCGGCGGCGCAGCCTCGAGAGGCGCATTAGGACCATTCGGCTTGTTGGTTCTCGCTAATGAAGGCCTAACCGAACTCTCTCCCATTTATTTCtacatctacaagaatgaaaaGGGAAACTTCCAGACATTCTTCTGTGCTGATCACTCAAGGTCTAGAAGCTTCTAGAACTTTCTTCACTATAAAAAAATCTCTTCCAAACTTAATGCGCGTGCATGTGAGTGTCTTAGGTCGTCTGAGGCAACTGATGTGAGCAAAGCAATCTATGGAAGCACTGTCCCTGTACTTGAAGGCGAAAAATTGTCTATGAGAATCATGGTAAATACTTATAACTAttgtcattttttaatttattttaatgattaaatgaaaattgatGGGGAAAAATGAATTTGTGTCGCAGATTGATCATTCGATTGTTGAGAGCTTCGCGCAAGGGGGGAGAACGTGCATCACGTCGCGCGTGTATCCAACGAAGGCTTTGGGCAATGATGCGCAGATTATGCTGTTTAACAATGCTACTGATGCGAATGTTACTGCTTCGTTGCAGATATGGCAGATGGGATCTTCTGCGTTCAGAAACGGTGCCGTTTTGTGCGTGCATGCGCTTGTTGTTTTCGTCGTTTCGATTATTTTGTAGGTGGttttgagtattttttttgttagctCCATTGGTGGAGGGAAAATTTTATGCAAAAAGATGAAGTTGAGAATTTGTAGGGAGGGAATAAGAGGCGGGAATGAGGTAATAAAAATGTTTATTTATGTAAAGATTGTTTTGTCATAAGCTTGAAATACTAAAGAGCATTATCACATGGAGCTTGAATGACAGTAACCAACTTCTCAGCATCAACTCTTTGAGATTGAAAGACTATGAGCATTCAACTTTAAAGCATTATCATGTCTGGATATTGAATGATAGAAATATAGTTATCTTTGTTCAGAACTTTACAAATCACATTTAATTTGTGAGCATCATCTCTTCTTAGCTTGAGATACTTGGACTAACTTGTGACTTGTGAGCATCCTCCTACATGCATTTTAGATATCATAATTGAGTTATGAACATCATTTTGTTGgaaatttagagcatccacatccgtgctcttgccagctaGTACGGATggatgtgggcccgaccccactttttctgtctgctcttaggcaatagcacaacacctacatccatgctcttccgcaaggacgagcacaagggtcccaccattctattattcaatttaaataaaacatttccacaaaattaaaattcattaaaaatacccggaataatattacaaattacaataaaactaaaaattacataattaaaatcttaaaaaatgaaaattacataattaaactactaaaaaataaaaattacatccGGGGAAGACTAGTCATCATCCGGCAATACCCCCAACGTTCTTTGGAGATCCagtatcatcgccacatgcgatcAAAGTTGCTcggggggtcatatttgacatatcggccatattgagttgggccaaaaccccccacaacaagttggtggggggttgaggtggcacatagggagcg is a window of Salvia splendens isolate huo1 chromosome 3, SspV2, whole genome shotgun sequence DNA encoding:
- the LOC121796118 gene encoding probable trehalose-phosphate phosphatase F; this translates as MDLKSTKGSPVLADPAPINKSRLGIHSSLMPCSQSGQSFSTAVPSIPRKKPGKLDDVCSNGWLDAMKSSSPPRKKVLKDFNFADLVPDDGETAYESWKIRYPSALNSFRKISTRARNRKIVVFLDYDGTLSPIVDNPDRAFLSDDMRSAVRSVAEHFPTAIISGRSRDMVFKLVGLTELYYAGSHGMDIIFPGKEIVSRNNVNCVKSTDKEGKEINLFQPAREFLPMIDEVFAKLVETCKDIKGAKVENHKFCASVHYRNVDQENWHIIAQYVHDILKDYPRLRLTHGRKVLEIRPVINWDKGKAVEFLLESLGFSNCDDVLPIYIGDDRTDEDAFKVLKKRNCGYGILVSAVTKESNAFFSLKDTSEVQDFLESLVKMARGDARKNGTSWKSSE
- the LOC121793891 gene encoding acid beta-fructofuranosidase 2, vacuolar-like; protein product: MVGLLGVGLFLVVRSSTRGYDESPKPAPAAPGGRGVREGVSAKSGPKLGPAYPWTAKLLTWQRTAYHFQPKKNWMNDPNGPLFYKGWYHFFYQYNPYGAVWGNIVWGHAVSSDLINWRHLPVAMIPDQWYDINGVWTGSATFLDDGKLVMLYTGATNESVQVQNLAYPADSSDPFLIDWVKYSGNPVLVPPPGIDIKDFRDPTTAWKTSEGKWRVAIGSKIKKTGMTLVYETKDFARYELLHDVLHAVPRTGMWECVDFYPVSTTEERGLDTSVTGPKVKHIVKTSLDDDRNDYYAIGTYDTKYGTWSPENPELDAGIGLRYDYGIFYASKTFYDQDKERRVLWGWIKETDSEEADIKKGWASLQAIPRTVVYDMKTGTNLLQWPVKEVETLRMDKKVFDMEANAGVIVPLDVGPTSQLDIVAEFEIDEEAMKRADGSGNEYECSRSGGAASRGALGPFGLLVLANEGLTELSPIYFYIYKNEKGNFQTFFCADHSRSSEATDVSKAIYGSTVPVLEGEKLSMRIMIDHSIVESFAQGGRTCITSRVYPTKALGNDAQIMLFNNATDANVTASLQIWQMGSSAFRNGAVLCVHALVVFVVSIIL